Proteins encoded within one genomic window of Treponema primitia ZAS-1:
- a CDS encoding sugar ABC transporter substrate-binding protein yields MAKNKTVLILGLALTILVMGQSLWAGGQSNSSKTTTIGRVVFDMSHPYQQADNACSEALAKSLNVNYIYIDGKSDAEAQANGVTDLISRRVSGIIVQPLDGAAIQPSIDEAIQAKIPIVTFYQQPVKKNVPTVMIDEASSSKALGALAAKKWQEWYPNKPIKIAIIDQPDVAFVIENRSDAFIAGVKSVVPNAEVVARIDGKGRRDTSMAAGDDLLQSHPEANVIFGINDDSSLGCLAAYEAGGRGKAVNGIPQTELIAGCGGTESEMLKVFDPASALKMTMALSARANGEALVDTVMKIINGQIPREGETIITTQNKIIDFYNMSIDDGQKFLTDEFKSTINLRKEIGVR; encoded by the coding sequence ATGGCAAAAAACAAAACTGTACTGATCCTTGGTTTAGCGCTGACTATACTCGTTATGGGTCAATCGCTTTGGGCTGGTGGACAGTCCAATTCATCAAAAACAACCACTATTGGTCGTGTTGTGTTTGATATGTCTCACCCCTATCAGCAGGCGGACAATGCTTGTTCGGAAGCACTGGCCAAATCACTCAATGTAAACTACATTTACATTGACGGTAAGTCCGACGCGGAAGCCCAGGCTAACGGCGTAACCGACTTGATTTCCAGGCGAGTGAGCGGTATTATCGTACAGCCTCTGGATGGCGCAGCAATACAGCCTTCAATTGACGAAGCCATACAGGCCAAGATACCAATTGTTACGTTTTACCAGCAGCCGGTGAAGAAAAATGTGCCCACCGTTATGATAGATGAAGCCAGTTCATCCAAGGCCTTAGGCGCCCTGGCAGCGAAGAAATGGCAGGAATGGTATCCTAACAAACCGATCAAAATCGCTATCATCGATCAGCCCGATGTTGCTTTTGTTATTGAGAACCGCTCTGATGCATTTATCGCCGGTGTAAAATCCGTTGTTCCGAACGCAGAAGTTGTGGCCCGGATTGACGGCAAGGGACGCCGGGATACTTCTATGGCCGCCGGCGATGACCTCTTGCAGTCCCATCCTGAAGCCAATGTTATTTTCGGTATTAACGACGATTCTTCTCTGGGTTGTCTGGCGGCTTATGAGGCAGGCGGCAGGGGCAAAGCGGTTAACGGTATTCCTCAAACAGAATTGATTGCGGGCTGCGGTGGAACCGAGTCCGAAATGCTTAAGGTTTTCGATCCCGCGTCGGCCTTAAAGATGACCATGGCGTTGTCTGCCCGGGCTAACGGCGAAGCTTTGGTTGATACTGTTATGAAGATTATCAACGGGCAGATTCCCCGGGAAGGTGAAACGATTATCACCACCCAGAATAAGATAATTGATTTTTACAACATGAGCATTGATGACGGACAAAAATTCCTTACCGATGAATTTAAATCCAC